CCAGCCATAAGCCTCAGCAGGGTGGTCTTCCCCGAGCCGTTGGGGCCCAGGAGGGCCACCACCTCTCCCCGCTCCAAGGCGAAGTCCAGATCCTTCAAGACCCAGTCGCGGCCAAAACGCTTGGAAACACCCACCAGGCGCAAGAGCATGCCTTCTCCAGTCTAGGGGTATCGGGCCGGGACAAAGGTCCTAGAGGTACCTCTGCAGCCACTCCGGCGTAAGGCGAAGGAAAAAGGCGTTAAGGGCGGTGAAGGAGTCCGTGAGGAGGAGAAGCCCCACCAGGATCAGGACCACGCCGGCAAGAAGTTCCACGCGGTGGGAAAGCCGCCCCGCCCGCCTCAAAAAGCCCTTGAGGCGTTCAGCGAAGAGGGCCACCAGCAGGAAGGGCACGGCCAGGCCCAGGATGTAGGCCAGGAGGAACCCCACTCCCCCTCCCACCGCGGTGAGGGTGAGGATGGCCCCCAGGATGGGACCGATGCAGGGGGTCCAGCCCAGACCCAGGGTGGCCCCCAGGAGGAAGGCTCCCAAGGGGCGGCCGGTCTCCCCCTCGTAGCGGAGGGAGACCCCCCACCTGGGCCTCAGGCCCAACATGTAGAGGCCGAAGAGCACCAAAACCGCCCCCCCTATCCGGGCTAGGGTCTGGCGATGTTCAAAGAGGAGGCTCCCAAGGAGGGTGAAGGGCAGGCCCAGGAAGAAAAACACCGCCCCAAAGCCCAAGACGAAGAAAACGGCGTTGAAGACGGGGCGCCCCCGCTCCCCCCCCAAGTAGAAGAGGTAGGTGGGCACCAGGGGCAGCACGCACGGGGAGAGGAAGGAGAGCACCCCTGCCAGGAAGGCTGCGCTCAGGGAAAGGGCCATGCCTCCATCCTAGGGCAGGGTGAGCCAGGGGAAGCGGCGCCGGGTCTCGGGGTCCAAGTCCAAAAGCTCCCGGGCGGGCATCCGGATCGTGGGCAGAGTCTTCTGGTTGATGGGGGTGTCCGCCTCGGTGATGCCGTTCATGTAAAGGAGGAAGGCCACCAGATGGTAGACCTCCTCGTCCGTGAGCGTGCCCG
The genomic region above belongs to Thermus sediminis and contains:
- the ccdA gene encoding cytochrome c biogenesis protein CcdA, yielding MALSLSAAFLAGVLSFLSPCVLPLVPTYLFYLGGERGRPVFNAVFFVLGFGAVFFFLGLPFTLLGSLLFEHRQTLARIGGAVLVLFGLYMLGLRPRWGVSLRYEGETGRPLGAFLLGATLGLGWTPCIGPILGAILTLTAVGGGVGFLLAYILGLAVPFLLVALFAERLKGFLRRAGRLSHRVELLAGVVLILVGLLLLTDSFTALNAFFLRLTPEWLQRYL